DNA from Rubripirellula lacrimiformis:
AGCGTGTCGATCAACTGGCCCGGGTTGTCGTCTTTGACCAACCATGCTGGGTAAACCAGAACGGCGTAGTCGGGCGTGAACTTGGTGTCTTCGGCGCCGTCGATTGCGTCATAGTGTCGTTTTTTGGCCAGGGCCGCATGAGCCGACGCGTTGCCACCGGCTGAAAACCCCAGCACGCCGACGCGCGATGCTTGGACGCCGTCGATCGCTCCGGATCGAACCAGCCCGATCGAACGCTGGACGTCCTGCACGGGAGCCAACCAATTGGTTTCAGCTTGTCGTGTCGGCACTCGGTACTTCAACACCAACGCGGTGACGCCGATCTTGCTGAAACGTTCGGCGATCTCGGTTCCTTCTAGATCCCAAGCCAAAATCGAATAGCCGCCACCCGGGCAGATCACGACGGCGGTTCCGCTGTCGATTCCCACCGGACGGTAGACGTGCAACTGTGGCGTCGCCACATTGCCCAATCGAATCACTCGCTCGCCAGCGACCTGGCGACCGTCTTCGCCGGAGGTATCGGCTTCCGGTTCGGTAGGGGCATCCCAGGCGGGCGGATCCGACGGCCAGATAGAAATGACAGCATCCGCCGCTGGGGCATCAGCGAAGCAGGCCGTCGACATCAGCAATGTGGCGATCGAGAAAGTCAGCAAAGATTTCATTTTCAGGAGACTCTTTTGACGGGGAGCGGCGGGAAGGGCACCCGGATGCTGTGAAAGCAGCCCCGACGTCAATGCAGACGATTGCGGGGCGACGGATGCGACTAGACAGTGTCATTGCCAGAGAAGTTTTCTACCAGACTGGGCAGAAGGTTGCCGAGGTGTGCCCCCGTTTCCGCCCAAATCAGCATGACGGACGGCCATCGCCCATCATCCGCTGATGTGCGAAACCCATCGTTCCACGGCCTGGAATCGCCAAAGGAGCTGGAACCGCCAAAGCAATCCGACACGCCATCGTGGAATGGGTATAACAGGATGATCGTGACCAGTCCGAATGATTCGACGACTTTCGGAGCAGAGGGGGAGGGACAGACCGATGCGGGCGACAGCCGCAGACCAGGCGACGGACGATGCCGACGCAGTAGCAGCATTTTGGCACCGGATGAACCAGATCAACGGTGTCGATCGAGTCGATGCGGCAGCCGATCTGCAGGTCCGCCCACCCGTGGTCGGGCTGGCCAGCAGTCGACTCGGCCACGATGTTTTTCGGCACCGGCGAATGTGTCGATTCTTATGCCGCAGCGTGCTGGACTGCCGCGACCTGGACGGGACTTTATTGATCGCCCGCGGATCGGCTGTCGAACCTTGGGCCCGCCGTGCTGCGGATCTGTTTGGCGTGCGACATTTGGTCGTGTCAGTCGATTCAGGGGACCTGGATTCGGATATCCGACTCACCGCTGGTGACGACCAGATCCTGTCCCGCGACGAAATCTTGATCCAGTCGGCTGATCGATTGGATGTGGTTCACGTTCGTCGCGGCGGAAAGATTCACCAATTGCTTTGCGATCGGCTGGATCAACAT
Protein-coding regions in this window:
- a CDS encoding alpha/beta hydrolase codes for the protein MKSLLTFSIATLLMSTACFADAPAADAVISIWPSDPPAWDAPTEPEADTSGEDGRQVAGERVIRLGNVATPQLHVYRPVGIDSGTAVVICPGGGYSILAWDLEGTEIAERFSKIGVTALVLKYRVPTRQAETNWLAPVQDVQRSIGLVRSGAIDGVQASRVGVLGFSAGGNASAHAALAKKRHYDAIDGAEDTKFTPDYAVLVYPAWLVKDDNPGQLIDTLEVTPQSPPMFFAHASDDRINAMSSVTMYSELKKHQIPGSLHVFASGGHGFGSRVAGAPTDAWFELCHQWMNSQGWLKP